One Tachysurus vachellii isolate PV-2020 chromosome 8, HZAU_Pvac_v1, whole genome shotgun sequence genomic window carries:
- the LOC132850407 gene encoding nectin-4-like — MVCFRTGLTCFCLLFLFFTSIKAIKVIGRDVTVTAGDDAQLFCEAIETTEPLTTIRWQRRTKKKPTNADFLVVTSSGKEEYINTLRERVKFAGNLAVLDGSIRLGNVTLLDEGIYTCIFSVFPSGPYRTEIRLRVQVPPVVTVDTDVPAVAGDTEGILATCTAANAKPEAEVLWSLGALNNTVKVQNTVTVDSEDRYTVKSNLIGTASKDLNQKKVQCVVTHPGLKQKLELNYTLDIHYPPQVVYISSAGDQGALQCEADANPKPTNFTWSRYFPVKETLSSGVNSSLIVRLTPDSNRPYYCVASNQYGEAVGSFYMHVKTSTESKILWTLFILTLVAVCCFLIWKFELFQRVNKILRRDIGQPVRTESSDH; from the exons CCATAAAGGTTATTGGTCGGGATGTGACTGTGACAGCAGGAGATGATGCACAATTATTCTGTGAAGCAATCGAGACAACAGAGCCTCTAACTACTATTAGGTGgcaaagaagaacaaaaaaaaagccaacaaaTGCAGATTTTCTGGTTGTAACTTCTAGTGGCAAAGAagaatacataaacacactgagggAACGAGTAAAATTTGCAGGGAACTTGGCAGTACTGGATGGCTCAATTCGTCTAGGTAATGTTACTCTTTTAGATGAAGGAATCTACACCTGCATCTTCAGTGTATTTCCAAGTGGACCATATAGAACAGAAATTCGTCTCAGAGTACAAG TTCCTCCTGTTGTCACTGTGGACACTGATGTTCCTGCTGTTGCTGGAGACACTGAAGGGATTTTAGCGACCTGCACTGCAGCCAATGCAAAGCCTGAAGCAGAAGTGTTGTGGAGTCTGGGTGCTTTAAACAACACAGTGAAAGTACAAAATACTGTCACTGTGGACTCTGAAGATAGATACACTGTTAAAAGCAACCTGATTGGAACTGCATCTAAAGATCTAAACCAGAAGAAGGTTCAGTGTGTAGTCACACACCCTGGACTAAAGCAGAAACTGGAGCTGAATTACACATTGGATATACACT atccTCCTCAGGTGGTTTATATTAGTTCAGCAGGTGATCAAGGGGCATTACAGTGTGAAGCAGATGCTAATCCAAAACCTACCAATTTCACCTGGAGCAG ataTTTTCCAGTGAAGGAGACTCTTTCCAGTGGTGTTAATAGCAGTCTGATTGTTCGGCTGACCCCTGATAGTAACAGACCATACTATTGTGTGGCGTCTAACCAATACGGGGAAGCTGTTGGTTCCTTCTATATGCATGTTAAAACAT CAACAGAATCTAAAATCTTGTGGACTCTGTTCATCCTGACCCTCGttgctgtttgctgttttctCATTTGGAAATTTGAATTGTTTCAGCGTGTTAATAAAATACTGCG GCGTGATATTGGTCAACCTGTGCGTACGGAATCTTCAGACCACTAG